A window of the Alnus glutinosa chromosome 4, dhAlnGlut1.1, whole genome shotgun sequence genome harbors these coding sequences:
- the LOC133866362 gene encoding uncharacterized protein LOC133866362: MRSKFLVWNEKVNKKIEEHMRKLESFSPSCPSPASQSLPITPTPRLPPSQKRGRKELLNEQRSIQVNIQPNHCRPAVDPPTPAADSDVTRANNVGKTARVHIATISSACVANKSKNHAESPKTLTRPHLLLIHSYVLAFSIFQANIFGVEREEEDVLSSCLASEGNGKRKNNAFIFNCFFRLFFFLPLASVSLSLCNALSRDFISKFPNALAALDQKPDVDVVVLSGVGAHFCACIDLTTLGSISDKSLSISDRDRAEEKFRQEIKFLQDVVTSIERPRKPVIAAIIGYGHAMELALTGQRFSGSEAKDLGLFSNLSENGIFSYCGSKDSWFGFQFHWVGLIFGVWWFCVVVQRCWGFDFLEIEGGGVVDFDCWKFPVGDFSGLAE, encoded by the exons ATGCGATCAAAATTTCTCGTGTGGAATGAAAAAGTCAATAAAAAGATTGAGGAGCATATGAGAAAACTTGAAAGTTTTTCACCATCATGCCCCTCTCCAGCAAGCCAATCATTGCCCATAACGCCTACCCCCCGGCTGCCACCAtcacaaaaaagaggaagaaaagagctGTTGAATGAACAAAGATCCATACAAGTCAACATTCAACCAAACCACTGTCGACCAGCCGTAGATCCGCCCACTCCAGCTGCAGATTCAGACGTCACTAGAGCCAACAACGTCGGCAAGACTGCAAGGGTCCATATTGCAACAATCTCCTCAGCCTGTGTTGCCAACAAATCAAAAAACCACGCCGAAAGCCCTAAAACTCTTACGAGGCCGCACCTCTTACTAATCCATTCTTATGTTCttgctttttctatttttcaagcAAATATATTTGGGgtagaaagagaagaagaagatgttcTGTCTTCTTGCTTGGCTTCAGAAGGaaacggaaaaagaaaaaata AtgcattcatttttaattgtttctttcggcttttcttctttctcccgTTAGCgtctgtgtctctctctctctgcaacgCTCTCTCCCGCGATTTCATCTCCAAATTCCCCAACGCCCTCGCCGCCCTCGACCAGAAACCCGACGTCGACGTCGTCGTCCTCTCCGGCGTCGGCGCCCACTTTTGCGCCTGTATCGATCTCACAACCCTGGGCTCGATCTCCGACAAGTCACTCTCCATAAGCGATCGAGACCGCGCCGAAGAGAAATTCAGGCAAGAGATCAAGTTCCTACAGGATGTGGTCACCTCGATTGAGCGGCCCCGGAAGCCGGTGATCGCCGCTATAATCGGGTATGGTCACGCTATGGAGCTGGCTTTGACGGGTCAGAGGTTCTCGGGTTCGGAGGCCAAAGACTTGGGCCTGTTTTCAAATTTGTCAGAGAATGGGATTTTTAGCTACTGTGGTTCAAAAGATAGTTGGTTTGGTTTTCAATTTCATTGGGTGGGTCTGATTTTTGGGGTTTGGTGGTTCTGTGTGGTTGTTCAACGATgttggggttttgattttctGGAAATCGAAGGTGGAGGAGTTGTTGATTTTGATTGTTGGAAATTTCCGGTGGGTGACTTTTCTGGATTGGCCGAATGA